DNA from Acidobacteriota bacterium:
CGCGACCGAGGCCCAACGGCGTGCACTCGACCTGCTCAAAGCGATTGCGTAACGGCGTGTAGACAGAATCGCATCCCCGGCGCAGCACGTATCTGCTTCACCGGACAGGAGATCAGGCGCACTCACCAATGGAACTTCAGGTTAGTGGTCGCCGGCCGATGCGGCCGGGCGGGCCTGCGGCCGGCGCGTCGGTCGTGTGTACGGGCCAGCTCTTGCGGGTGGTCGGATGGCGGCGACGCATCCCGGGCGTTAGAAGCGAGAGCGGTACGCGGGCTATTGCGCCGGACACCAGTACTTGAAGGTGGAACACTGCGCCAACACGGGCGAGGACTGGGTGCAGGCCGTCGTATTTGTTCCGGCGTAGCGGTAGAGCAGTGTGTGCGCCACGCCGGCCGCAACGGTGAGCGAGCTGGATGTCGTGTTCGGGGCGACCGGGCTCAGGTTTAGTTTCACCCCGTCCCAAATGATGTCAAGCGAAGAACTCGAGAAGCGATTCTCAAAAGTCACATCCGCGGTATTGTTCGTGACACACGCCGCGACCGGTGCCGGCGTGGGCGCAGTTGGGGTGCTGCTATTTCCGCCGCATCCGCCGGCCGTGACGCTGACAACAAGCAAGACGATTCCAGTCACACGCATAGATACCTCTGGGCCATTGAATCCTGGCGACGCGGTCGAGGACGCAACTCGACGAAGCAGCGCTCCATACAAAGTCTACCACAGACAAGACATCTGCCCAGGACGGGGCCATTGCACGGCGACCACGCGGATTGGATCGCAGTCAACCTGACGCGGAACACAAGGCCCGGCAGTTACTGCCACGACTACTGCCAAGTTACTGCCACCGCCACGGGTTTCTTATAGAAACCCCCGTGGCACTCGGGATGGCAGTTCGAACGATTGGAGGGCGTGACGTGAACGGCAAAGCGACCGGGCGGGTGATTTCGTGGCGTGGCCACACATCCACACGCGGTGATGCCTGCTCGACGCGCTACGCGGGGCGCTGGGCCGCTTTCCAGGCTGACCGGGTGGTCGAGAGGCCGTTGTGTCAGAAACCGAACGCACCGGGCGGGCACGAAGACAGAAAGCGCCCGGCCACCACATGCGGATGACCAGGCGCTCACCGTTCCCGCGTTGACACGCGAGGGATTACTGTCGCAGACACGCCTCGCTGGTGCTGGGCAGGTCATCCGTGGCGATGATGTAGGTGCACTGGGCGACCGGGAAGCCGAAAGAACCGCAATCATCGCGGGTGATCATTTCTTAGCGATCTCCTGGAGCGCAACGGTACACCTGCACTGCGGGTGGATGCCCTGGGGTTCCATATCTTGTCTGCCGTCTGGGAATGTCCACGGGTGGCCGATGGGCACCGTTGTGTGGTCCATCTCGCAGCAGATCGGACAGAGCCTATCGTCCTTCGTCGCAATCCAGATTTGCTCCATCCCTTGCAGGAGTCCAGCCGCCTTGCCCTGCTGCCAGATGAGGCGTTGGCCGGCATTCGAGGCCCGGAGGACTTCTGAACGCGCAATCACCTCGCTGCGATACTTCCGCAACGTCTCCGCGTAGCCTTGGGATTCCGCCAGCGCGTCGGCAGCAGAGACTCCTTGCTCAATGGCCTTGTCGTAAACGGCGTTGACGGCCTGCTCTTGCTTCGCGGTGAGACCCACGATCCCACGCACGTACTTCGCCACTTCCTGCAAGGTCAACTCGCCACGCATCGAGCGCACGACGGCCTGGCGCACCGCAGCCTGCGTCTCGGCGCTGATCTCGACGATTAGCCGGGCCGCGTTGTTGTTGGCCCACGCCACCGCCATTTGGTTCGTGAGGTCGAAGCGGAGCTCTGTCCCAACGTGGGCGCCAAGCACCTCAGTCGCCACGATGCCCGCAACGCGTCTCCCTTCCGCTGCGCCCTTGACGAGTGGGTCAAGCGCCCAAGGGTCCGGCACGATGCCCGCAGCCACGTCTCGCTTCCACTGAGCCACGGCCGCGTCGCTGTAGTCGCCCGATTGGGCCGCGTCCGAATCGCCGGTGTCCCGCTCGCAGCGTCGTTTGGTCGATGCCATAATGCCTCGAGTGGTTGGAAAGCGGCGGTCCGCCGCAGGCGGCGGGATTCAGTCACTGTTGTATCGCGTGCCAGTAGCTTGTTGCGCGCCGGACCGTATGGCCCCGCTCCTCAAGGACGCGAAACAACTCGGAGACGATGTTCTTGGCCTGTTGCCGAAGCTTTTGGGCCTCTATCAACGAGCGGATCGGATCGGTACCCGGTATGACCCTTTCCCGGCCCCGGACTCGACCGGGGGGGGGCCGTGGCCTGGTGCCGATTCTGTTTCTTCGTGCGGTGGGCCGTGTCGAGGCGAGGGCGGCTTGCGCGGTCGTGATCGGGGTTCGTGTACCCACCGGGATGCGGGCTTGTTCTGAGAGACTTCGCGTTTGACGTGTTCCCGGGCAAGGCGGCGTAGGGGCTCAGGCGTACACGACGAGGGCCACCGCGATGGTGGCCCTTGACTCGGCTGACGGGGGTTGCACTACTGCTTGATGGTGGTGCTCTGCTCGTTGACGACCTGCCACCGTCCGTCGCGCTTGATGAAGAAGTCGGTAATGCGGTAGTCCTTGGAGAAGGCTGTGCCCTTGTACGTACCTTTCACCGCTTGAGTCATGGTCGCGATGGCGGCATCCCCGAAGACATGAACCTTCAGGTTGCTCACCGTATAGGATTCGATTTGATAGGCTCCGGCCTTGAACTCCGCCATCATCTTCATCACGTCATCGGCTTTGCCGTCAGCCACCGACGTGTACTCCTTCGCGACACTGCGCTCAATGACGGCGATATCTCGCTTCACCGACGCAGTGGCCAAGTCTCGTTCGACCTGCATCACCGCTTGTTCATCCGCACCGTCCGCCGTGGTTCCGGGCATGGGCAGATCGCTGTTGTAGATGTCCCAGAAGGCTTTCCAGGATCCGTCAGCCTGACGCTGAAAAGCCGTTACGAACTTGTCCTTGACTTGGGCGGACGAGCCACCGGCCTTCGGCGTGGCCCTGCCTTCATAGATTCCTTTCGCAACGGCCAAGTCCCCCGAGACTCGGACATCTTCCAGAATGCTGCGGCCCTCGTCGGTGTACTGATCGAAGTACTTCTGGGACGCTGCGCGGATCGCCTGCTGGCCCACGAGAGCGGGTTGATTCGGGTCCATTTTCGCCGCGTCGGCGGTATAGAACCCCGAGACCACGGCTTCGGCATTTGATCCACTCCACGCTTTGTCCCATGTGAGCGAGGCGTCTTTGATCGCCTGCACGTCGGCGGGGGCGTTCACCTTGGGCGCACAGGCAGGCAGTAGGAGCACAGCCGACACGAGCACAACGGAAGCGACAGTCTTCATGGAGTCAACTCCTCTCGGGGGACTGCCGCGCATTGTCGCCGGAAGGCTGGGAGCGAGGCAAGAACCATCCCGCGAGGATATGGGCGGCTAGGTCGCTCCCGAACAGCGGCCCTCCATGCCGGGCGACGCCGAGACGCTGCCCGCCGGGACACGATGACGTGTGGAAGACCGAGATCGCGGCTCCCGTGATGCGCGTGGCACAGAGCGTCCCGGCCCAGCTTAACGATGACGACGGTGACCACGCTGGCCCATCTTGGCCTCGACATCTCCCCGCACCGAGGCTTAGAGGTCGCCCTATATCGGCCTCGTATAGAGAAGGCCATCGGTACCGGATGTGGCCTTCGCTCCAGCCCGGACTCGACCGGGGGGCGGGGGTGTCCAGTGGCCCTGGGCCGATTCTGTTTCTTCGTGCGGTCGGTGGGGTCGAGGACGTGGATGAGGCCGTTGAACCTCGGCGAGGACAGGCACGCGTCGAAAGATCTGGTATCCCTGTGGTATCCCGTACATGACAACGCCCGACCACTTGATCGGGCGTGTGCGACTATAGGCCGTCTTTATTGGCTTTGTCTGGTGCCGAGGCCCAGACTTGAACTGGGGACCCCTGCATTTTCAGTGCAGTGCTCTACCAACTGAGCTACCTCGGCACGTGAGGTCTGCCGCCCGCGGGTTTTTCAATATAGCACGCAGATCGGGCGACGACAACGCCCCCGCGTCTTTCGCCGCCGAATCGGCATTCCGCACCGGCGCCACCCCGTCCCGCTACTTGCGCGGCGCGGGAGGCTTTTCCTTTTCGATCAGCGGTTCGGCCACAGCTGCAGCGTCCTTCACCAGGCCAAGCTCAGCACGGACCTGATCCTCGAGCTTCTTGCAGACATCCTTGTTCTCGCGGAGAAACTGCTTCGCGTTCTCGCGTCCCTGTCCGAGCCGCTCGTTGCCGTACGAGAACCAGGTGCCGCTCTTCTCGACAATCTTGCGATCGACCGCGAGGTCGAGCAGGTCGCCTTCCTTCGAGATGCCCTCGCCATACAGGATGTCGAATTCCGCCTCGCGGAACGGCGGCGCCACCTTGTTCTTGACCACCTTGACGCGCACGCGCCCGCCGATGACGGCTTCGGCCTCCTTGATGCTCGCGATGCGCCGGATGTCGAGACGGACCGACGCGTAGAACTTGAGCGCGCGCCCGCCCGTGGTCGTTTCGGGACTGCCGAACATCACGCCGATCTTCTCGCGCAACTGGTTGATAAAGATGAGGCACGTCCCCGACTTGGAGACCACACCGGTGAGCTTGCGCAGCGCCTGCGACATCAGTCTGGCCTGCAGGCCCATCTGGGCCTCGCCCATCTCGCCCTCGATCTCGGCGCGGGGTACGAGCGCGGCCACCGAATCGACCACCACGACATCGACGCCGCCCGATCGCACCAGCACCTCGACGATTTCGAGGGCCTGCTCGCCGTTATCCGGCTGCGACACGAGAAGATTGTCGAGCTCGATGCCGAGTTTCTGCGCATATGCCGCGTCAAGCGCATGCTCGGCATCGACGAAGGCGGCCATCCCTCCGAGCTTCTGGGCCTGCGCGATCACCTGGAGCGCGAGCGTCGTCTTTCCCGACGACTCCGGCCCGAAAATCTCAACGACGCGGCCGCGAGGCACGCCGCCGACGCCAAGGGCGTAATCGAGGCTGACCGCCCCGGTCGGAATCGAATCGATGGGCAGGATGGCGCCCTTCTGTCCCAGCCGCATGATCGAGCCTTTGCCGAATTGCTTCTCGATCTGAGTGACGGCAACATCCAGAGCCTTGGTTCTTTCACCGCGTTCGTCGACAGCCATGAACACTCCTTGGTGCGAGTTGACAGAAGGATCCTATTCTAGAAACGTGCCACCGACATGTCAAGCGAAGATCGCGTCGGACATCGCGCGAGGGCCTTGATAATCAATTAGTTACAGATATTGCGACTTTCGCCTGCGTTGCTCGCCGACGCAAATTCTGCGTACTTTCGGCCCGCAGGCAACTGCAGAAAATGCCATCGTTAGTACCGATAGAATCCCATCCCGCTCTTCCGGCCCAGCTGTCCGGCCATCACCATGCGGCGCAGCAGCGGGCAGGGACGGTACTTGGGGTCGCCGAGGCCGTCGTGCAACACCTCCATGATGGCCAGGCACACGTCGAGGCCAATGAAGTCGGCCAGCGTCAGCGGGCCCATCGGATGATTCATGCCCAGTTTCATCACCGTGTCGATCGCCTCGGGTGTGCCCACTCCTTCCATCACCGCAAAGATGGCCTCGTTGATCATGGGCATCAGGATGCGGTTGGCGATGAAGCCGGGATAGTCCGCCGCTTCGACAGGGGTCTTGCCCAGCTTCTGGCACAACCCGGAAGCCGTGGCCATCGCGTCAACGGAGGTGGTCTGGCCCTTGATCAGCTCGACGAGCGTCATCAGCGGAACCGGATTCATGAAGTGCATGCCGAGCACCAGTTCCGGCCGCTTCGTGGCGGCCCCCAGCATCGTGATCGAAATCGACGATGTGTTGGATCCGAGGATGACGCCGGCGCGCGCGATTCGATCGAGATCGCCAAACAGCTTCAGCTTCAGATCGACACGTTCCGTGGCGGCCTCCACGATGAAGTCCGCCTTTGCCATCGCGTTCAGATCTGTGGTCGTGCTGAGGCGCGTCAGGGTTGCGTCCCGATCGGCCGCCGACAGTTTGCCTTTCTCCACGAACTTCGCGAGGCTCTTCTCGATGGTCGCACGCGCCTTCACGAGCGCGGGCTCCACGACGTCCTGCAGAATGACCTGGAATCCGCTCTGCGCGAATGTCTGCGCGATCCCGTTCCCCATCGTGCCGGCACCGACGACTCCGACTGTAGTGATCATGGCGACTCTCCCTGAAGATGATGATGCTGCGCGTTCAGGTTCACTCTACCGACTATGTGACTTCGGGGGGCGGCGACGATCGGACCGCGTGTTGGAGGGACAGGTCAAACCGATTCGGCGCACCTCGTCTTGTCCGAGCAGATCGCGCAGCCGTTCCAGGATCATGGGTGAGGAGCGCTCGAGTTCCCTCAGCCAGCGTGCGTCGGTGACGACCACGTCCAGCACGCCGTCGGGCCGGAGCGCCACGTGCGTCAGGCGGGCGAGGGCCTGACCAACCGCCACGCGCCACGCAAACATGACCTTCTCTGGCGAAAGCGGAGCACGGCGCACGATGCTGGCGATGCCGGACGCGACGAGATTCTGAACAGATTCCATGAGGTCGCATCAGATCCGGATGGGCACGGCATGCCGTGCCCCTACCAGACGAGTACCAAACGTAGTGTAACATCCGTCTCGTGCGACTTGTACTGGCGTCCGCCTCCCCCCGCCGCGCCGAGTTGATGACGGCGGCGGGTTTCGTTTTCGATACGGTTCCGGCCGACGTCGACGAGCGCGTGCTGCCCGGCGAGCTCCCCGAGGACCACGTTCGACGGCTGGCGCTCGCCAAGGCCACCGCAATCGCCGACTGGTATCCGCACTGCGGTGCAGCCGCGGCAGACGCCGAGGTCGCACCGCCGGCGGTCGCCCATGACGCACCTGCGGAAGGCACGAAGGTCGCGGTCGCGGCGGACACGGCGGTGATCGTGGCAGCCGACACGGTGGTGGTCATCGATGGGCTGATTCTGGGCAAGCCGGAAAATGACGAGGCCGCGGCCGGGATGTTGCGCCGGCTATCTGGTCGGAGCCACGACGTGCTCACCGGCCTGTGCGTGCGCTGCGGCTCGCGCGCCCGGCAAGCCGTGGAGCGCTCCACCGTGACGTTCGCGACGCTCCACGAGGACGAAATCCGGTCGTACGTGGCGAGTCGCGAACCTCGCGACAAAGCTGGCGCCTATGCCATTCAGGGCCTGGCTTCGAAGTTTGTCGTGGCGGTGGAGGGGTCCTACAGCAATGTCGTCGGTCTGCCGGTGTCCACCCTGTATCGCCTGCTGCTCGATCTGGGCCTGACGGTGTGAGTTCTGCCGTTTGACCGGTCGGCTCCCAGGGCGGTATTCTGGTGGACAGGAGTGTCGTTAAACCCCTGCCTATGAATCAGAAAGTCGTCAAGATCGGCATAACGAGCGTGGTCCTGGTCCTGGCCCTGGCCGGCCTGCTCTATTCGACGTTGGGCGAGGGCACAGAATACTACAAGCACGTGGAAGAAGTGATGGTGAACCCCAGCGTGTGGCAGGGGAAGAACCTGCAGCTCCACGGGTTCGTGGTGAAGGATTCCATCCTGCGCAAGCGTGACTCCCTTGAGTACAAGTTCCAGGTTCAGAGTAAAGGCGCGGTCGTCAACGCCACCTATGTTGGAATCGTGCCCGACACGTTCAAGGACGATTCGGAAGTGGTCCTCAAAGGTCGCCTGGAGTCGGACGGCTTCCACGTGATCCCGAACGGCGTCATGGCGAAATGTCCTTCGAAATACGAACCGAAGAAGGGGTTGGGCAGCCCGGGCATGTAAGCGTCGCCCGCTCGCGTTCTCTTGCGATCCCCGAACGGTCCTCTGTATCAACCTACCCGTCGGCGGGCCCCCGGTGGGGAGGCCTGCTGCCGGCCCCCTGGTAGGTGAGAGCGAAACATGGCATCCCTCGGAACGTTTCTCCTGTTCGCGACGTTTGTCGTCAGCGCGTACGCCATTGCCGCATCGCTGGCGGGCGCACGGCGCGGATCCCGCCGGCTGGTCGAAAGCGGCGTGGGTGCGTTTTATCTGGTCGCCGCAACCATGACGGTCGCCTCGGCCGTCATCACGCACGCGTTCGTCACCAACGACTACACCATCAAGTACGTCCAGCGCTATTCGGACCGCGTGCAGCCGCTGTTCTACAAGATCACGTCGTATTGGGGCGGCCTCGACGGCTCGATCATGTTCTGGGTGTTCCTGCTGTCCCTGTTCGGCGCGCTGGCGGTGTACGTCAACCGCGATCGGCACCGGGAACTCGTCCCGTACGTGGTGGCGATCATCTCGGGCGTGCAGATGTTCTTTCTGTTCCTGATGGTCGTGCACAAGAACCCCTTCGACACCTACCTCGTGCAGACGCCCGCAGACGGTCAGGGGCTCAATCCGCTGCTGCAGAACATCTACATGGTCGTGCATCCGCCGAGCCTCTACGTCGGGTTCGTGGGGATGACGATTCCGTACGCCTTCGGCATGGCGGCTCTGATTACGGGGCATCTTGACGATTCGTGGCTGCGAGCCATCCGCCGCTGGACGATGGTGAGTTGGCTGTTCCTGTCGCTGGGGCTGACGCTCGGCATGATCTGGGCGTACGAAGTGCTCGGATGGGGCGGCTACTGGGGCTGGGACCCGGTCGAAAACGCCGGCCTGCTGCCGTGGCTCACGGCCTCCGCCTTCCTCCACTCGGTGATCGTGCAGGAACGCCGCGGCATGCTGAAGGTGTGGAACGTGACGCTCGTGATCATCACGTTCTTCCTCACCATCTTCGGCACGTTCATGACGCGCTCCGGCGTCGTGCAGTCGGTGCATGCGTTTGGTGAAGACCGGGCGCTCGCCTGGATGTTCTCGGTGTTCATGATCGCGATCCTGCTGTTCAGCTTCGGCTGGGTGATTCGCCGGCTGCCGATGCTGCGGCCTCGGTACGACATGGACTCGTGGATTTCGCGCGAGGCCGCGTTCGTGGCGAACAACTGGATCCTGTTGATTGCGGCGGCGATTGTGCTCTTCGGGACGATGTTCCCGACGATGAGCGAGGCGTTGACGGGCAACCGCCTGACCGTCGGCCCGCTGTTTTTCAACAAGTGGATGATGCCGCTCGGCCTGGTGCTGCTGTGCCTGACCGGCATCGCGCCACTGCTGGCGTGGCGCCGTTCCACGCTGTCGAACCTGAGCGATTCGTTCGTCTGGCCGGTGACCTTCGCGCTGGTCGTGTCGGCCACTCTGGTGGCGCTTGGCGTCCGCGTCTGGTCGGCGGGCATCTGCTTCGGGCTCTGCGCGTTTGTGACGGCGACGATCGTCCAGGAATTCGTGCGCGGCGCGCGGGTGCGAAAGACCGCAACGGGAACGGATCTGCTGACGGCCACCATTGGCCTGGTGATGCGAGAACGACGCCGCTACGGCGGCTACATCGTGCACCTGGGCATCGTCCTGATGTTCCTCGGGTTTGCCGGGGAAGCCTTCAAGATGGATCGACAGGTCCTGCTGAAACAGGGAGAGGAGGCCACGCTGCGCCACTACACGGTGCGCAACATGGGCGTCAAGGTGACCGACGACGGCCAGAAGCAGATGGTGACCGGGCACGTCGCGGTGTCGGAGGATGGAAAATCGGTTGGGATGCTGTACCCGGCGCGATCGTTCTTCAGGAAGCACGAAGAGCAGCCGACTACCGACGTCGCTATCCGCCGCGCGCTCGACGAGGACTTGTATCTGATCATGCCGGCGTACGAGTTGAAGGATCAGTCGATGAGTCTGCAGGTCGTGATCAACCCGCTGGTGAGCTGGGTGTGGATGGGGTTTGGCATTCTCGTGCTCGGGACTGGCATCGCGCTGCTGCCGGAACGGGCGTTCGAATTCGCGCTGGGACGGGCGCCGGCCGGGGCCGCGACGATGACGCTGGTGATGCTGGCGGCGGTGTCGCTGGTCACGCGGGCGGGTTAGCGCTGCGCTACAGGAGCAACGACGACATGGCACGTAGGACGACGAAGACGGCCGGGCAGACCGGCGGCAGCCGGCGAGTGGGCGCGGCGGCACCCTCACCGTCGGCGGTATCCGCCCGCCCCGAGGCCGGAGGCGTGCGGCCGTGGCACCTCCTGGTCCTCGGCGTGTTGATGGCGGCTGCGGCGGGCGCTGTGATGACGAGCGACGGAGGAACGGTTCAGACCGTCGCGGTAATCGCCACGATCCTGACGGCTGGCCTGGTGGCCGCTGGCGTGGTCAGGACGCTCGCGCCGCTGGTGGCCGATGAGGCCGGCGAGGAGACCGAGATGCTGGGTGGACGGACCCGCGCGGCGCTCGAACGCGAGAAGATGCTCGTGCTGCGATCGATCAAGGAAGTCGAATTCGATCGTGCGATGCGCAAGATCTCGGACGCCGACTACAACGAGATCGTCCCGAGACTGCGCACGCGCGCCGTCGGCCTGATCCGGCAACTCGAAGGCGGAGGCGGCTATCGGGCGCTCATTGAACGCGACCTGGCGGCACTTGTCTCGGCCAACGCTCCGAGTGCCTCGGCGTCGGCTGCGCCCGACGCCGTCGAACCGGGCGATCAGGCGGCTGCCGCGCCGGTGGCAGCCGGAACGTGCCCCGATTGCTCGACGATCAACGGCAGGGACGCCAGGTTCTGCAAGTCGTGCGGGACGCGGCTGGCGGGGGGCGTATGACGGCGCGCCGCGTGTGG
Protein-coding regions in this window:
- a CDS encoding Maf family protein, with translation MRLVRLVLASASPRRAELMTAAGFVFDTVPADVDERVLPGELPEDHVRRLALAKATAIADWYPHCGAAAADAEVAPPAVAHDAPAEGTKVAVAADTAVIVAADTVVVIDGLILGKPENDEAAAGMLRRLSGRSHDVLTGLCVRCGSRARQAVERSTVTFATLHEDEIRSYVASREPRDKAGAYAIQGLASKFVVAVEGSYSNVVGLPVSTLYRLLLDLGLTV
- a CDS encoding cytochrome c maturation protein CcmE gives rise to the protein MNQKVVKIGITSVVLVLALAGLLYSTLGEGTEYYKHVEEVMVNPSVWQGKNLQLHGFVVKDSILRKRDSLEYKFQVQSKGAVVNATYVGIVPDTFKDDSEVVLKGRLESDGFHVIPNGVMAKCPSKYEPKKGLGSPGM
- the recA gene encoding recombinase RecA produces the protein MAVDERGERTKALDVAVTQIEKQFGKGSIMRLGQKGAILPIDSIPTGAVSLDYALGVGGVPRGRVVEIFGPESSGKTTLALQVIAQAQKLGGMAAFVDAEHALDAAYAQKLGIELDNLLVSQPDNGEQALEIVEVLVRSGGVDVVVVDSVAALVPRAEIEGEMGEAQMGLQARLMSQALRKLTGVVSKSGTCLIFINQLREKIGVMFGSPETTTGGRALKFYASVRLDIRRIASIKEAEAVIGGRVRVKVVKNKVAPPFREAEFDILYGEGISKEGDLLDLAVDRKIVEKSGTWFSYGNERLGQGRENAKQFLRENKDVCKKLEDQVRAELGLVKDAAAVAEPLIEKEKPPAPRK
- a CDS encoding DciA family protein, with product MESVQNLVASGIASIVRRAPLSPEKVMFAWRVAVGQALARLTHVALRPDGVLDVVVTDARWLRELERSSPMILERLRDLLGQDEVRRIGLTCPSNTRSDRRRPPKSHSR
- a CDS encoding heme lyase CcmF/NrfE family subunit, coding for MASLGTFLLFATFVVSAYAIAASLAGARRGSRRLVESGVGAFYLVAATMTVASAVITHAFVTNDYTIKYVQRYSDRVQPLFYKITSYWGGLDGSIMFWVFLLSLFGALAVYVNRDRHRELVPYVVAIISGVQMFFLFLMVVHKNPFDTYLVQTPADGQGLNPLLQNIYMVVHPPSLYVGFVGMTIPYAFGMAALITGHLDDSWLRAIRRWTMVSWLFLSLGLTLGMIWAYEVLGWGGYWGWDPVENAGLLPWLTASAFLHSVIVQERRGMLKVWNVTLVIITFFLTIFGTFMTRSGVVQSVHAFGEDRALAWMFSVFMIAILLFSFGWVIRRLPMLRPRYDMDSWISREAAFVANNWILLIAAAIVLFGTMFPTMSEALTGNRLTVGPLFFNKWMMPLGLVLLCLTGIAPLLAWRRSTLSNLSDSFVWPVTFALVVSATLVALGVRVWSAGICFGLCAFVTATIVQEFVRGARVRKTATGTDLLTATIGLVMRERRRYGGYIVHLGIVLMFLGFAGEAFKMDRQVLLKQGEEATLRHYTVRNMGVKVTDDGQKQMVTGHVAVSEDGKSVGMLYPARSFFRKHEEQPTTDVAIRRALDEDLYLIMPAYELKDQSMSLQVVINPLVSWVWMGFGILVLGTGIALLPERAFEFALGRAPAGAATMTLVMLAAVSLVTRAG
- a CDS encoding phage minor head protein, producing the protein MASTKRRCERDTGDSDAAQSGDYSDAAVAQWKRDVAAGIVPDPWALDPLVKGAAEGRRVAGIVATEVLGAHVGTELRFDLTNQMAVAWANNNAARLIVEISAETQAAVRQAVVRSMRGELTLQEVAKYVRGIVGLTAKQEQAVNAVYDKAIEQGVSAADALAESQGYAETLRKYRSEVIARSEVLRASNAGQRLIWQQGKAAGLLQGMEQIWIATKDDRLCPICCEMDHTTVPIGHPWTFPDGRQDMEPQGIHPQCRCTVALQEIAKK
- a CDS encoding zinc ribbon domain-containing protein, whose translation is MARRTTKTAGQTGGSRRVGAAAPSPSAVSARPEAGGVRPWHLLVLGVLMAAAAGAVMTSDGGTVQTVAVIATILTAGLVAAGVVRTLAPLVADEAGEETEMLGGRTRAALEREKMLVLRSIKEVEFDRAMRKISDADYNEIVPRLRTRAVGLIRQLEGGGGYRALIERDLAALVSANAPSASASAAPDAVEPGDQAAAAPVAAGTCPDCSTINGRDARFCKSCGTRLAGGV
- a CDS encoding DUF4440 domain-containing protein: MNAPADVQAIKDASLTWDKAWSGSNAEAVVSGFYTADAAKMDPNQPALVGQQAIRAASQKYFDQYTDEGRSILEDVRVSGDLAVAKGIYEGRATPKAGGSSAQVKDKFVTAFQRQADGSWKAFWDIYNSDLPMPGTTADGADEQAVMQVERDLATASVKRDIAVIERSVAKEYTSVADGKADDVMKMMAEFKAGAYQIESYTVSNLKVHVFGDAAIATMTQAVKGTYKGTAFSKDYRITDFFIKRDGRWQVVNEQSTTIKQ
- a CDS encoding 3-hydroxybutyryl-CoA dehydrogenase; this translates as MITTVGVVGAGTMGNGIAQTFAQSGFQVILQDVVEPALVKARATIEKSLAKFVEKGKLSAADRDATLTRLSTTTDLNAMAKADFIVEAATERVDLKLKLFGDLDRIARAGVILGSNTSSISITMLGAATKRPELVLGMHFMNPVPLMTLVELIKGQTTSVDAMATASGLCQKLGKTPVEAADYPGFIANRILMPMINEAIFAVMEGVGTPEAIDTVMKLGMNHPMGPLTLADFIGLDVCLAIMEVLHDGLGDPKYRPCPLLRRMVMAGQLGRKSGMGFYRY